One Edaphobacter flagellatus genomic region harbors:
- a CDS encoding alpha/beta fold hydrolase, producing MPFVTTKDGVEIFYKDWGPKDAQAIMFHHGWPLSSDDWDAQMLFFHSQGYRVIAHDRRGHGRSSQVGTGHDMDHYAADASAVTEQLNLKNAIHIGHSTGGGEVTRYVAKHGEPQGRVAKVVLIAAVPPLMVKTDKNPDGTPIEAFDGLRKALADNRAQFFLDLPSGPFYGFNRHGAKISQGIIQNWWRQGMMGGALAHYEGIKAFSETDQTEDLKAITVPTLVMQGDDDQIVPYKDASLLQAKLLKNNTLKVYPGLPHGLMTTHADVINADILAFIRS from the coding sequence ATGCCATTCGTGACAACCAAAGACGGAGTTGAGATTTTTTATAAGGATTGGGGGCCGAAGGATGCCCAGGCGATCATGTTTCACCATGGCTGGCCTTTGTCGTCGGACGACTGGGATGCGCAGATGCTGTTCTTCCATTCGCAGGGCTATCGCGTGATTGCACATGACCGGCGTGGTCATGGCCGCTCCTCACAGGTAGGCACTGGGCACGATATGGATCATTATGCTGCTGATGCTTCGGCTGTCACAGAGCAGTTAAATCTGAAGAATGCGATCCATATTGGCCATTCGACGGGTGGCGGTGAGGTGACGCGTTATGTTGCCAAGCATGGCGAACCCCAGGGCCGCGTAGCGAAGGTGGTGTTGATTGCGGCCGTTCCTCCGCTTATGGTCAAGACCGATAAGAATCCGGATGGCACGCCGATTGAGGCGTTTGACGGCCTCCGCAAAGCGCTAGCTGACAACAGGGCACAGTTTTTCCTCGATCTGCCTTCGGGGCCGTTTTATGGCTTCAACAGACACGGCGCGAAGATATCACAGGGAATTATTCAGAACTGGTGGCGCCAGGGGATGATGGGCGGTGCGCTTGCTCACTATGAAGGCATCAAGGCGTTTTCGGAGACGGACCAGACCGAGGACCTGAAAGCGATAACAGTCCCGACGCTGGTCATGCAGGGCGACGATGACCAGATTGTTCCCTACAAAGATGCCTCATTGCTGCAGGCAAAGTTGCTGAAAAACAACACGCTCAAGGTCTATCCTGGCTTGCCACACGGTTTGATGACGACTCATGCGGACGTCATTAATGCGGATATCCTGGCATTTATTCGAAGCTGA
- a CDS encoding sugar phosphate isomerase/epimerase family protein, which yields MKLGLFTPVFSKLSFDAMLREFKRYPALSAIEIGCGGWPGSSHISPAELIANPSAARDYRSRIADAGLTISALSCHNNPVHPDPSIAAHDDKTLQQTIRLAELMEVPVVVTFSGCPGAGPEDKIPNWITAAWPPEFPAALNWQWEERLIPYWKKIADTASNSGVKIALEAHPGFCVYNPETLLRLRAATSPAIGINLDPSHLWWQGVDIPTAIATLGNSIHHFHAKDVALSPTNVARNGVLDTKNYSQMQQRSWLFRSVGWGHGELEWKAIASALRLAGYDYVMSIEHEDALASTHEGLSSAIDMLTRVLLTEPPVEAWWL from the coding sequence ATGAAGCTGGGTCTTTTCACGCCGGTTTTTAGTAAGTTGTCATTCGACGCGATGCTTCGCGAATTCAAGCGCTATCCTGCGCTCTCGGCCATTGAAATTGGCTGTGGAGGCTGGCCTGGAAGCTCTCATATCTCTCCTGCAGAATTGATCGCCAATCCTTCTGCCGCGCGTGACTATCGCAGCCGCATTGCCGATGCCGGACTCACCATCAGCGCTCTGTCCTGCCACAACAATCCCGTCCATCCTGATCCTTCCATCGCTGCCCATGACGACAAGACACTCCAACAGACGATTCGGCTGGCCGAGCTCATGGAGGTTCCCGTCGTCGTCACCTTCTCCGGATGCCCGGGTGCCGGCCCTGAAGACAAAATTCCCAATTGGATTACTGCCGCTTGGCCTCCGGAGTTTCCCGCAGCGCTCAATTGGCAATGGGAAGAACGGTTGATTCCCTACTGGAAAAAAATTGCCGATACTGCATCAAATTCCGGAGTCAAAATTGCGCTTGAGGCCCACCCAGGATTCTGTGTCTATAACCCTGAAACCCTGTTGCGTCTCCGCGCAGCGACCAGCCCTGCGATCGGTATCAACCTCGACCCCAGCCACCTCTGGTGGCAAGGTGTGGATATCCCCACAGCAATCGCGACGCTCGGCAACTCCATCCATCACTTCCATGCCAAGGATGTCGCGCTGAGCCCCACCAACGTGGCTCGCAATGGTGTACTCGACACCAAAAACTATAGCCAGATGCAGCAGCGGTCATGGCTATTCCGCAGCGTCGGCTGGGGACACGGCGAATTAGAGTGGAAGGCCATCGCATCCGCGCTACGCCTTGCCGGTTACGATTACGTGATGAGCATCGAGCATGAGGATGCCCTTGCCTCAACACACGAAGGCCTTTCCTCTGCTATCGATATGCTTACCCGAGTTCTGCTGACTGAGCCTCCCGTGGAAGCATGGTGGCTCTAA